The genomic interval TCATCGGCGGCATCGGGTCGGTCAAGGGAGCCGTGGTCGGGGCCCTGCTGGTCGGGCTGGTGGACACCCTGGGCCGGGCCTTTCTGCCGACCCTGCTCCGTCTGGCGTTTGACTCCTCCACGGCGGACACGGCCGGATCGTCCCTGGCCTCCATGGCCATCTACATCCTCATGGCCATGGTCCTTCTCTGGAAGCCCAGCGGCCTCTTTCCGGTGCAGAGCGCATGAGCCCGGCAACTCGACAGGGGCTCATCCTTGTGGCCGGGGGTATGTTTCTGGCCGCTTTGCCGGGCGTGGCCCAGATTCTGGACCAGCCCTATCTTTTGTCCCTGTTCAGCCGGATCCTCATCTACGCTCTGGCCGCCGTCAGCCTGGACCTGCTTCTCGGGGTGGGCGGCCTGATCAGTCTGGGCCACGCCGCCTATCTTGGCATCGGAGCCTATGTGGTCGGGATATTCTTTCAGCACGGGATGGAGAGCGAGCCGATCCTGGCCTGGCCTTTCCTGATCCAGGGCAGCGAGAACGCCCTGGTGGTCTGGCCAGCGGCCGTGATCGTCTCGGCCCTGCTGGCTTTCATGATCGGCGCCCTGTGCCTGCGGACCAGGGGCATGCATTTCATCATGATCACCCTGGCCTTTGCCCAGATGTTCTACTACTTCTTCGTCTCCTTGGAGAAATACGGCGGGGACGACGGCCTGTCTCTGTATTCCCGCAACACCCTGCCCGGCCTGGACCTCGGCAACGATCTCCATTTCTATTACGTCTGCCTGTTCTTTCTGGCCGTATTTC from Deltaproteobacteria bacterium carries:
- a CDS encoding branched-chain amino acid ABC transporter permease, which translates into the protein MFLAALPGVAQILDQPYLLSLFSRILIYALAAVSLDLLLGVGGLISLGHAAYLGIGAYVVGIFFQHGMESEPILAWPFLIQGSENALVVWPAAVIVSALLAFMIGALCLRTRGMHFIMITLAFAQMFYYFFVSLEKYGGDDGLSLYSRNTLPGLDLGNDLHFYYVCLFFLAVFLVLAVRLSRSRFGLVLRGAKENDRRVNALGINTYWYKLTCFVIAGAGAGLAGALLANQTEFVSPGLLHWTLSGELMVMVLLGGMGTLYGPVAGAALFLLLEEGLAMYTEHWMFFMGLILVLVVV